A genomic window from Massilia sp. METH4 includes:
- a CDS encoding DUF4399 domain-containing protein translates to MKRLLMAAALAAPSIAMAQPASAQPSSTQPSAVSFVEPKDGATVRSPFAVKLDIVGKEVTKAGADVPNAGHYVLIVNGDPVAKGQVVPADAMHLHWKNGQAEDKVRLPTGTYRLTAQFVNGDRESYGPALSRTVTVIVK, encoded by the coding sequence ATGAAACGCCTGCTGATGGCGGCCGCGCTGGCCGCACCTTCGATCGCGATGGCCCAGCCGGCATCGGCACAGCCATCGTCCACGCAGCCGTCCGCAGTGTCCTTCGTCGAACCAAAGGATGGCGCCACCGTCAGGAGCCCGTTCGCCGTGAAGCTCGACATCGTCGGCAAGGAAGTCACGAAGGCCGGCGCGGACGTGCCGAACGCCGGGCACTACGTCTTGATCGTCAACGGCGACCCCGTGGCCAAGGGGCAGGTCGTGCCCGCCGATGCGATGCACCTGCACTGGAAGAACGGCCAGGCCGAAGACAAGGTGCGGCTCCCCACCGGCACCTATCGGCTGACCGCGCAATTCGTCAACGGCGACCGCGAATCCTATGGCCCGGCACTGAGCCGGACCGTCACCGTCATCGTCAAATAG
- the apbC gene encoding iron-sulfur cluster carrier protein ApbC has translation MSITVEDVKAALSKVVDPNTTKDFIATKSVRNLKVDNGSIALDIELGYPAKSQIEPIRASVLAALQAFGLPVNLNVYSKIIAHTVQRGLKPLPNVKNIIAVASGKGGVGKSTTAVNLALALAAEGATVGVLDADIYGPSQPMMLGVSGRPITKDGKSMEPMENHGVQVSSIGFLIDPDEPMVWRGPMVTQALQQLLDQTNWRDLDYLVIDMPPGTGDIQLTLSQKVPVTGAVIVTTPQDIALLDARKGLKMFEKVGIPILGVVENMSTHICSNCGHVEEVFGAGGGEKMTQDFKVDFLGKLPLKMSIREQADSGTPTVVAEPDGPVAAIYKEIARKVAIRVAEKAKDMSSKFPTIVVKND, from the coding sequence ATGAGCATCACAGTCGAAGACGTCAAGGCAGCCCTGTCCAAGGTGGTCGATCCCAACACCACGAAGGATTTCATCGCCACCAAATCGGTCCGCAACCTCAAGGTCGACAACGGGTCCATTGCGCTGGATATCGAGCTGGGTTATCCGGCCAAAAGCCAGATCGAGCCGATCCGCGCCAGTGTGCTGGCAGCCCTGCAGGCATTCGGCCTGCCGGTCAACCTGAACGTCTACAGCAAGATCATTGCCCACACGGTGCAGCGCGGCCTGAAGCCCCTACCCAATGTGAAGAACATCATCGCCGTCGCTTCCGGCAAGGGCGGCGTGGGCAAGTCCACCACCGCCGTGAACCTGGCGCTCGCGCTGGCCGCCGAAGGCGCCACGGTCGGCGTGCTCGACGCGGACATCTACGGCCCCTCGCAGCCCATGATGCTGGGCGTCTCGGGTCGTCCCATCACGAAGGATGGCAAGTCGATGGAGCCGATGGAAAACCACGGCGTGCAGGTGTCCTCGATCGGCTTCCTGATCGATCCGGACGAGCCGATGGTCTGGCGCGGCCCGATGGTCACCCAGGCGCTGCAGCAGCTGCTGGACCAGACCAACTGGCGCGACCTGGACTACCTCGTCATCGACATGCCGCCGGGCACCGGCGACATCCAGCTGACGCTGTCGCAGAAAGTGCCGGTGACGGGGGCGGTGATCGTCACGACCCCGCAGGACATCGCGCTGCTGGACGCGCGCAAGGGCCTGAAGATGTTCGAGAAGGTCGGCATCCCCATCCTCGGCGTGGTGGAGAACATGAGCACGCACATCTGCTCGAACTGCGGCCATGTCGAGGAAGTGTTCGGCGCCGGCGGCGGCGAGAAGATGACGCAGGACTTCAAGGTCGATTTTCTGGGCAAGCTGCCGTTGAAGATGTCGATCCGCGAGCAGGCCGATTCCGGCACGCCGACCGTGGTCGCCGAGCCGGATGGTCCGGTGGCCGCGATCTACAAGGAGATCGCGCGCAAGGTGGCGATCCGCGTGGCCGAAAAAGCCAAGGACATGAGCAGCAAGTTCCCCACCATCGTCGTCAAGAACGACTGA
- the metG gene encoding methionine--tRNA ligase, whose protein sequence is MTRKLFVTTALPYANAAFHIGHMMEYIQADIWVRFQRMQSDNGAAREVHFVGADDTHGTPIMIAAEKEGITPQEFVAKIAAGRAQYLDGFHIAFDNWYSTDSPENVELSQGIYRKLRDNGLIQTKTVDRFFDPVKGMFLADRNIKGECPKCGAKDQYGDNCEVCGAAYQPTDLVNPYSVFTNATPVLKPSEQYFFKLSDPRCFEFLRDWLNTPGRLQPEMVNKVSEWLGEAGEKLADWDISRDAPYFGIPIPDAPGKFFYVWLDAPVGYLASLKNYFGKQGIDYDAFLRDPATEQIHFIGKDIVSFHLLFWPAMLKFADHPVIDKLKVNVHGHLTVNNEKMSKSRGTGISPLRYLNLGMNPEWLRYYIAFKLNSKVEDLDFTGEDFVARVNSDLIGKYVNIASRCAGFIAKKFDGKLASSLSSTSLDWIRRALTNAEGHVRADSIGLNYENREFGKALREIMEIADVTNQYVDENKPWVLAKDETKLAELHEVCTTALILFRQLTILLSPVLPGVAANVKTFLNDERLTWADTGVEAASSAMLGRTIGAYSHLMTRVDAKMIDELFDAPKPAAAPAAAAAAPAGTATVIDAPATGIEELAPEIKIDDFVKIDLRIAKIVNCEHVEGSDKLLRLTLDVGEGRHRNVFSGIKSMYQPQDLVGKLTVLVANLAPRKMKFGVSEGMVLAASAADEKANPGIYILNPWPGAEPGMRIR, encoded by the coding sequence ATGACTCGCAAGCTGTTCGTCACCACCGCCCTGCCCTACGCAAACGCCGCTTTCCATATCGGCCACATGATGGAATACATCCAGGCCGACATCTGGGTTCGTTTCCAGCGCATGCAGAGCGATAACGGCGCAGCGCGCGAAGTGCATTTCGTGGGCGCGGACGATACGCACGGCACGCCGATCATGATCGCCGCCGAGAAGGAAGGCATCACCCCGCAAGAATTCGTGGCCAAGATCGCCGCCGGCCGCGCGCAATACCTGGACGGTTTCCACATCGCCTTCGACAACTGGTATTCGACCGATTCGCCGGAAAACGTCGAGCTGTCGCAGGGCATTTACCGCAAGCTGCGCGACAATGGCCTGATCCAGACGAAAACCGTCGACCGCTTCTTCGACCCCGTGAAAGGCATGTTCCTGGCCGACCGCAATATCAAGGGCGAATGCCCGAAATGCGGCGCCAAGGACCAGTATGGCGACAATTGCGAGGTATGCGGCGCCGCCTACCAGCCGACGGACCTGGTGAATCCGTATTCCGTGTTTACGAATGCAACGCCGGTGCTGAAGCCTTCCGAACAGTATTTCTTCAAGCTGTCCGACCCGCGCTGCTTCGAATTCCTGCGCGACTGGCTGAACACGCCGGGCCGCCTGCAGCCGGAAATGGTCAACAAGGTATCGGAATGGCTGGGTGAGGCGGGCGAGAAGCTGGCCGACTGGGATATTTCCCGCGACGCGCCGTATTTCGGCATCCCGATTCCCGATGCGCCGGGCAAGTTCTTCTATGTGTGGCTCGACGCGCCGGTGGGCTACCTGGCTTCGCTGAAGAATTACTTCGGCAAGCAAGGCATCGACTACGACGCCTTCCTGCGCGATCCGGCCACCGAGCAGATCCACTTCATCGGCAAGGATATCGTGTCGTTCCACCTGCTGTTCTGGCCGGCGATGCTGAAATTTGCCGACCACCCGGTGATCGACAAGCTGAAGGTGAACGTGCACGGCCACCTGACCGTGAACAATGAAAAGATGTCCAAATCGCGGGGCACCGGCATTTCGCCGCTGCGTTACTTGAACCTGGGCATGAACCCGGAATGGCTGCGCTATTACATCGCCTTCAAGCTGAACTCGAAGGTGGAGGACCTCGATTTCACGGGCGAGGATTTCGTTGCCCGCGTCAATTCCGACCTGATCGGCAAATACGTCAACATCGCCAGCCGCTGCGCCGGATTCATCGCCAAGAAATTCGATGGCAAGCTGGCAAGCTCGCTGTCGTCCACGTCGCTGGACTGGATCAGGCGGGCACTGACGAATGCCGAGGGCCATGTGCGCGCCGACTCCATCGGGCTGAACTACGAGAACCGCGAGTTCGGCAAGGCGCTGCGCGAAATCATGGAAATCGCCGACGTGACGAACCAGTACGTGGACGAGAACAAGCCGTGGGTGCTTGCCAAGGATGAGACGAAGCTGGCCGAACTGCACGAGGTGTGCACGACGGCGCTGATCCTGTTCCGCCAGTTGACGATTCTGCTGTCGCCGGTGCTGCCGGGCGTGGCCGCCAACGTGAAGACCTTCCTGAACGACGAGCGCCTGACCTGGGCCGACACGGGCGTGGAAGCGGCATCATCGGCGATGCTGGGCCGCACTATCGGCGCCTACAGCCACCTGATGACGCGCGTCGACGCGAAGATGATCGACGAGCTGTTCGATGCGCCGAAGCCGGCGGCAGCGCCGGCCGCCGCGGCGGCCGCGCCCGCCGGCACGGCCACGGTCATCGACGCGCCGGCCACGGGCATCGAGGAATTGGCACCGGAAATCAAGATCGACGATTTCGTGAAAATCGATCTGCGCATCGCGAAGATCGTCAATTGCGAACATGTGGAAGGGTCCGATAAATTGCTGCGCCTGACATTGGACGTGGGCGAAGGCCGCCACCGCAATGTCTTCTCCGGCATCAAGTCGATGTACCAGCCGCAGGACCTCGTCGGTAAATTGACGGTACTGGTGGCAAACCTGGCGCCACGCAAGATGAAATTCGGCGTGTCAGAAGGCATGGTATTGGCCGCGTCCGCCGCGGACGAGAAAGCCAATCCGGGCATCTATATTCTCAATCCATGGCCGGGCGCCGAGCCGGGCATGCGTATCCGTTAA
- a CDS encoding GNAT family N-acetyltransferase, translating to MKFVVRTAADEDAPIIAGLTRNAWAGKVSVTSSGHRETAVLVAEHLRQGGGFILLNENEPIGSVRWLPHDTEPGCWEILRMGVLPEYRGNNLSQHLLEAVIHHGRDSGIGELRLAVRSDQPKLVDFYSAFAFELAEELEYSHANPLEPAPLVMRRTLR from the coding sequence ATGAAATTCGTCGTCCGGACCGCCGCTGATGAAGACGCACCGATAATCGCCGGCCTCACGCGCAATGCGTGGGCCGGTAAAGTCAGCGTCACTTCCAGCGGCCATCGAGAAACCGCCGTCCTCGTCGCAGAACATCTGCGCCAGGGCGGCGGTTTTATTTTATTGAACGAAAACGAGCCGATCGGTTCCGTGCGCTGGTTGCCGCACGATACCGAACCCGGTTGCTGGGAAATACTGCGGATGGGAGTATTGCCCGAGTATCGCGGCAATAACCTGTCCCAGCATTTGCTGGAAGCCGTGATTCACCACGGCCGCGACAGCGGCATCGGCGAATTGCGGCTTGCCGTGCGCAGCGACCAGCCGAAACTGGTCGACTTTTATTCGGCCTTCGCCTTCGAACTGGCCGAAGAGCTCGAGTATTCGCACGCCAATCCTCTCGAACCCGCCCCGCTCGTAATGCGCCGCACCCTGCGCTGA
- a CDS encoding DMT family transporter: MNSRLTLHTAFLLTLAPMLWAGNAIVGRLVHDLVPPMTLNFLRWLLALLILLPLAGPVFRRGSSLWPHWKRFAVLGLLGVGMYNALQYLALQSSTPINVTLVAAGMPVWMMATGWLFFGAAVTRRQMIGAVLSIGGVLVVLARGEWNHLLELRLVAGDLFMILATIAWSLYSWLLTRTAEPSSLRADWAAFLGAQVGFGVLWSGAFAAGEWALLHPAIHWNGTLMAALVYVAIGPAIIAFRCWGAGVQQAGPAIAAFFSNLTPLFAALLSSAFLGEPPHVYHGIAFLLIVGGIVVSSRRPA, encoded by the coding sequence ATGAATTCACGACTGACACTCCATACCGCGTTTCTGCTCACCCTCGCGCCGATGCTATGGGCGGGCAATGCCATTGTCGGCCGGCTCGTCCACGACCTGGTGCCGCCGATGACGCTGAACTTCCTGCGCTGGCTGCTTGCGCTGTTGATCCTGCTGCCGCTGGCCGGGCCGGTTTTCCGCCGCGGCAGCAGCCTGTGGCCGCACTGGAAACGCTTCGCGGTATTGGGCCTGCTCGGCGTGGGCATGTACAACGCGCTGCAATACCTGGCGCTGCAGAGCAGCACGCCGATCAATGTCACGCTCGTGGCGGCCGGCATGCCGGTGTGGATGATGGCGACGGGCTGGCTGTTTTTCGGCGCCGCCGTCACCCGGCGGCAAATGATCGGCGCCGTATTGTCGATCGGCGGCGTATTGGTCGTGCTGGCGCGCGGCGAATGGAATCATTTGCTGGAATTGCGCCTCGTTGCCGGCGATTTATTCATGATCCTGGCAACAATTGCGTGGTCGCTGTATAGCTGGCTGTTGACGCGCACGGCCGAGCCGTCCTCGCTGCGTGCCGATTGGGCGGCATTCCTGGGTGCGCAAGTCGGATTCGGCGTGCTGTGGTCCGGCGCATTTGCGGCCGGCGAATGGGCGCTGCTCCATCCGGCAATCCACTGGAACGGCACGCTGATGGCCGCGCTGGTTTATGTCGCCATCGGCCCGGCCATTATCGCTTTCCGCTGCTGGGGTGCAGGCGTACAACAGGCAGGGCCAGCCATTGCCGCGTTCTTCAGTAACCTGACGCCGCTGTTCGCCGCGCTATTATCCTCGGCATTCCTCGGCGAGCCGCCGCATGTTTATCATGGCATCGCATTCCTGTTAATCGTGGGCGGCATCGTCGTTTCCTCACGGCGCCCGGCATGA
- a CDS encoding DUF3460 family protein, giving the protein MKLLFKQHRMYESEHTQFIKGLKEKNPQIEAGQQAGRALLWDKSPTTLDEQARQRASRIAQQPYVYQTKL; this is encoded by the coding sequence ATGAAACTCCTGTTCAAACAACACCGCATGTACGAGTCCGAGCACACCCAGTTCATCAAGGGTCTGAAAGAGAAGAATCCGCAGATCGAGGCAGGCCAGCAGGCAGGCCGCGCCCTGCTGTGGGACAAGTCCCCGACGACGCTGGACGAGCAAGCCCGCCAGCGCGCATCCCGCATTGCACAACAGCCTTACGTTTACCAGACCAAGCTGTAA
- a CDS encoding ScpA family protein, with protein MPVAPTGATPAPDSAAADADGAALARLYGEPLLKLPNDLYIPPDALEIFLEAFEGPLDLLLYLIRRQNFNILDIPMAQVTLQYLQYVEQIRLSNLELAAEYLLMAAMLIEIKSRMLLPQRPHDIELEAEDPRAELVRRLLEYEQIKLAAYDLNALPQVDRDFVRTQIYIEQSLVPVWPEVSAADLQGAWRDLMKRAKLKQHHRITREELSVREHMTIILRRLQSQRFVEFADLFEPAGGVPVLVVNFVAMLELAKETLIEITQAEPFAPIYVRLAYSPA; from the coding sequence ATGCCGGTTGCCCCCACCGGGGCGACACCGGCGCCTGACAGCGCCGCGGCGGACGCCGACGGCGCCGCTTTGGCACGCCTGTATGGCGAGCCCCTGCTGAAGCTGCCGAACGACCTGTACATCCCCCCCGACGCTCTGGAAATCTTCCTCGAAGCGTTCGAAGGTCCGCTCGACCTGCTGCTTTACCTGATCCGCCGCCAGAATTTCAATATCCTCGACATTCCGATGGCCCAGGTCACGCTGCAATACCTGCAGTACGTGGAGCAGATCCGCCTGTCGAATTTGGAACTGGCCGCTGAGTACCTGCTGATGGCCGCCATGCTCATAGAAATCAAGTCGCGCATGCTGCTGCCGCAGCGGCCGCACGATATCGAGCTCGAGGCCGAAGACCCCCGTGCCGAACTGGTGCGCCGCCTGCTCGAGTACGAGCAGATCAAGCTGGCCGCCTACGACCTGAATGCCCTGCCCCAGGTGGACCGCGACTTCGTGCGCACGCAGATTTATATCGAGCAAAGCCTCGTGCCCGTGTGGCCCGAGGTCAGCGCGGCGGACCTGCAAGGGGCCTGGCGCGACCTGATGAAACGGGCCAAGCTGAAACAGCATCACCGCATCACGCGCGAGGAACTGTCGGTGCGCGAGCACATGACGATCATCCTGCGCCGCCTGCAATCGCAGCGCTTCGTGGAATTCGCCGACCTGTTCGAGCCGGCTGGCGGCGTGCCCGTGCTCGTCGTGAATTTCGTCGCCATGCTGGAACTGGCGAAGGAAACGCTGATCGAAATTACCCAGGCCGAACCGTTCGCGCCCATTTATGTGCGCCTGGCCTATTCACCGGCCTAG
- the panC gene encoding pantoate--beta-alanine ligase, with translation MKIISSIEELRDQLSGQLRTAFVPTMGNLHEGHLSLMRLARKHGDPVVASIFVNRLQFGPNEDFDKYPRTFQADVEKLEKEGVYVLFAPTEKDMYPEPQEYRVQPPDGLGNILEGEFRPGFFNGVCTVVTKLFSCVQPKVAVFGKKDYQQLMIVRNMARQFALPTQIIGAETFRADDGLALSSRNMYLSAAERAEAPALFQALNFVANEMRAGHLDVFQLEHKAMDDLAARGWKPDYISIRKRVDLQPPNAGDLAQGEPLVVLAAAKLGTTRLIDNLEI, from the coding sequence ATGAAAATCATTTCCTCCATCGAAGAATTGCGCGACCAGCTCTCGGGCCAGTTGCGCACCGCGTTCGTGCCCACGATGGGCAACCTGCACGAAGGCCACCTGTCGCTGATGCGGCTGGCGCGCAAGCATGGCGACCCCGTCGTCGCCTCCATCTTCGTGAACCGCCTGCAGTTCGGCCCGAACGAGGACTTCGACAAGTACCCGCGCACGTTCCAGGCGGACGTGGAAAAGCTGGAAAAGGAAGGCGTCTATGTGCTGTTCGCGCCGACCGAGAAGGATATGTACCCGGAACCGCAGGAATACCGTGTGCAGCCCCCGGATGGCCTCGGCAATATCCTGGAAGGCGAATTCCGCCCGGGCTTCTTCAACGGCGTGTGCACGGTGGTGACGAAGCTGTTTTCCTGCGTGCAGCCGAAGGTGGCCGTGTTCGGCAAGAAGGATTACCAGCAATTGATGATCGTGCGGAACATGGCGCGCCAGTTCGCGCTGCCCACGCAGATCATCGGCGCCGAGACGTTCCGCGCCGACGACGGCCTGGCGCTGTCGTCCCGCAATATGTACCTGTCCGCGGCCGAGCGGGCCGAAGCGCCGGCGCTGTTCCAGGCGCTGAACTTCGTCGCCAACGAAATGCGCGCCGGGCACCTGGATGTGTTCCAGCTCGAGCACAAGGCGATGGACGACCTGGCGGCGCGGGGGTGGAAACCCGATTACATCAGCATCCGCAAGCGGGTCGATCTGCAACCGCCCAATGCCGGCGATCTCGCGCAGGGCGAGCCACTGGTCGTGCTCGCGGCGGCGAAGCTGGGGACGACGCGGTTGATCGATAACCTCGAAATCTGA
- a CDS encoding HDOD domain-containing protein: MHQTHFLVREPLLDPQQRVVGYELAWQNDPSVVPLLSELEDLVGFVASHVNDPGRGWLLRDKTLFLQAVPGMLSTDALHDLPPRHTVLSIRTAELANPDTLAAVRALRAGDVGILLRNCDLARVGNRLPMIASYVEVRFTGGDVAAQARAYAALKQSSVRMVGRPVATWEDFDACAALGIDAFVGKLHLTPRPGPDVKGLNPAQTVILQLMQMVQANADVAKIESVLKRDAALSYKLLRYINSAGFGAGREIQSLKQAITLLGYQPLYRWLTLLLATASTSGYSPVLLETAVVRGRLAELLGTAALGRADAENVFVAGMFSLLDRLLGIPMKDVLETVPLSAEIVTALLERGGRFGPYLALAEACELNSHLVGSLAASLQLTPEEVNKAHLSALAWTQNVTG, translated from the coding sequence ATGCACCAGACGCATTTCCTCGTCCGCGAGCCGCTGCTCGACCCGCAGCAGCGCGTGGTCGGCTACGAACTGGCGTGGCAGAACGACCCGAGCGTGGTGCCCCTGCTTTCCGAACTGGAAGACCTGGTCGGCTTCGTGGCTTCCCACGTCAACGATCCCGGGCGCGGCTGGCTGCTGCGCGACAAGACGCTGTTCCTGCAGGCCGTTCCCGGCATGCTGTCGACCGATGCGCTGCACGACCTGCCGCCGCGGCATACGGTGCTGTCGATCCGCACGGCCGAGCTGGCCAATCCCGACACGCTGGCCGCCGTGCGCGCACTGCGCGCCGGCGACGTTGGCATCCTGCTGCGCAACTGCGACCTGGCCCGCGTGGGCAATCGCCTGCCGATGATCGCATCGTACGTGGAGGTGCGCTTTACCGGCGGCGACGTGGCCGCGCAGGCGCGCGCCTATGCGGCGCTGAAGCAGTCGTCGGTGCGCATGGTCGGCCGCCCGGTGGCGACCTGGGAAGACTTCGACGCCTGCGCCGCGCTCGGCATCGACGCCTTCGTGGGCAAGCTGCACCTGACGCCCCGGCCGGGGCCGGACGTGAAGGGCCTGAACCCGGCGCAGACGGTGATCCTGCAGCTGATGCAGATGGTGCAGGCCAATGCCGACGTGGCGAAGATCGAAAGCGTGTTGAAGCGCGACGCCGCGCTGTCCTACAAGCTGCTCCGCTACATCAACTCGGCCGGCTTCGGCGCCGGCCGCGAGATCCAGTCATTGAAGCAAGCCATCACGCTGCTGGGCTACCAGCCGCTGTACCGCTGGCTTACGCTGCTGCTGGCCACCGCCAGCACGAGCGGCTACTCGCCGGTGCTGCTGGAAACGGCCGTGGTGCGCGGCCGGCTGGCCGAATTGCTGGGCACCGCCGCTCTTGGCCGCGCCGACGCCGAGAACGTCTTCGTGGCCGGCATGTTCTCGCTGCTGGACCGGCTGCTGGGCATACCGATGAAGGATGTGCTGGAAACGGTGCCGCTGTCCGCGGAAATCGTGACCGCACTGCTGGAGCGGGGCGGGCGCTTTGGTCCCTACCTGGCGCTGGCCGAAGCGTGTGAACTGAACTCGCACCTGGTCGGCTCCCTGGCCGCGTCGCTGCAACTGACGCCGGAAGAGGTCAACAAGGCGCACCTTTCGGCGCTGGCATGGACGCAGAATGTGACGGGGTGA